The genomic segment ACTCGCTCGCCATGAATGCAGACGAGGCGAACAAGCAGGGGATTGTCAGCATCAGCGATCTGGCACAGGCCATCCGCAGCGGCAAGGCGCTCCGTTTCGCCTGCAATTCCGAGTTCTATGCCCGCCCGGATGGCTTGCGTCCGCTGGAAAAGAGCTATGGCTTCGACTTCGCGCGCGCCAAGCTCAAGCGCATGGACACCGGCCTGACCTATCAGGCCCTGAAAGACCGCCAGGTGGATATTGCGCTGGTCTTTGCCACCGATGGCCGTGTGCCTGCCTTCAACTTTGTGATATTGAAGGACGACAAGGGCTTTTTCCCGGCCTATGCATTGACGCCGGTGGTCAGAAAGGTCGTGCTCGACGCCAATCCCTCGCTGGCCCCCATTCTGAATGCACTGTCCGAAAAACTCGATGCCCCCACCATGGCGCGCCTGAACGCGAGTGTCGATGTCTCCCGCAAATCATTGCGCGAGGTCGCCCGCGACTTCCTGAAACAGTCGGGCCTGATCGGATGAAGACCCTGCAACGCAAATCATCATGAACCAGAACCTGATCAAGGTCGCCGCAGCGCAGATCGACGGCGCCTATGGCGATATCGGCGCAAACCTGAGCCGCCACCTCGGCCTCATTGCGCAGGCCCGCGCCGGCGCTGTGGGCTTGCTGGTCTTTCCTGAGCTGTCGCTGTGCGGGCACAGCGCCGGCAAGGATGCCTTGAGGCTGGCCATGACCCGCGACGACCCGGTGATTGCCGCGCTTGCAGAGGCGAGCACGGATTTGCACACCGTGTTCGGCTTCATCGAGGAAGCCCCCGCCGGCCAGTTTTACAACAGCCAGGCGACGGTCGCCCATGGCAAGCTCATCCATGTGCACCGCAAGGTGCAACTGGCAACCTACGGCAAGTTGAGGGATGGGCTGTACTACGCTGCCGGCACGGTGTGCGGGAGTTTTCCGCTCGATGCGCGCTGGCAGATGGCCACGCCCATCTGCGCGGATTTGTGGAACCCGGCGCTGGTGCACGCGCTCGCCTGCGATGGCGCCACCTTGCTCGCAGCGCCGGTCAGTTCCGCCCGCGAAGCGGTGGGAGCCGGCTTCGACAATCCCTCCGCCTGGGACATCAACCTGCGCTTTTACGCGCTCACCTATGGCGTAGCCATCGTCATGGCCAACCGCGTAGGCAGCGAGGGAATGATGAGCTTCTGGGGCGGCTCGCGCATCCTCGACCCCTTCGGCCAGACGGTCGCGCTTGGCAGCGCCAGTGAAGAGGGCTTGATCATCGGTGAGATCGACTATGAGTCGGTGCGCCAGGCGCGCTTTTTGTTGCCCACCGTGCGGGATGCGCGCGCCTTGCGCCAGCGGGCCGCAAAACACGCCCTGGCCCAGGACTGAGAGACAGCGATGCAGGATTTTCTTCTCGATGATGCCGACCGGATGTTCCGCGCCGAAGTCCGCGCCTTTTTGCAGCGCGAACTGGCGCCACGAGCGGTCGCCATCGAAGACCGGCAAGACTGGTCTGCCGTGAAGCAAGTGGTGCGCGCACTTGGCGCGGCCGGTTACCTGCGGCTGATGTTTGCCGACCTGTACCAGGGCAGCCTGGCCCAGCCCGGCCTCACCCATGCAACCGTGCTTTCCGAAGAAGCCGCCTACCTCAACTACGCCTTCGAGACCACCATCGCAACGGCGTTGAGTTGCGCCTACCCCCTGCATCGCCATGCCAGCCGCCGCCTGTGCGACACCTATCTGGCGCCGATTCTCGATGGCGCCGCGATTGGCGCCATCTGCGTGACGGAAACCAATGTCGGCAGCGATTCGGCAGGCATGGAAACGCGCATGGTGTTTGACGCCAAGACCAATGAATGGGTCATCGATGGCTTCAAGCGCTATATCTCCAACGCTTCCGTGGCCGATGTGTATATCGTCTATGGCATGGCAAGCGCCGGGATGACGGCCATTGCCGTGCCGGGCCATGCGCCCGGCATCCGGTTTCCGCGCAATTACACCTTCATGGGGCGGCGCGGCTCTCTCGTGGGCGAAGTTGAATTCAAGGACTGCCGCGTATCGGCTGAGCACTTGCTCGGCGAGCCGGGCGGCGGGTCGCGCATCATGCGCGGCATGTTCAATTTCGAGCGCGTCATCCTCGGCGGCTCAGGTCTTGGCGTTGCGCGCAGCGCATTCGATATCGCGGTGGCGCATGCGCAGCAGCGCCAGAGTTTCGGCCAGGCGCTCGGTTGCAAACAACTGATCTGGGACAAGATCGCGCAGATGAGCTGGAGAATCGATGCGGCAGAGCTGCTCACCTATCGGGCCAGCAAAATGTATGACGCCGGCAGCGACGGCAAGGCGCTGATGAAGGAAGCTGCCATGGCAAAACTGGTCGCCACCGAAACGGCAAACTTCTGCGCCAATGAAACCGTGCAGATTCTCGGCGGCGACGGCATCACCAAGGAGTTCGGTCGCGCCGAACAGATTTACCGCGACGCGCGCGCGCTCACCATCGTTGGCGGCACCTCCGAGATGGCCAAGTACCTGATCGCCAGCCGTGATTTGCCCGGTCTGCGGATCACGCTCTGAATACCCGGCTCATCACCCTGCTCATTACTCAGCTTATGCCGTTTTATGCCCACCATCGCCTCCCTCTTTGAAAACACCGTCAGCAAATACCCCGACCGCCCGGCCCTCGCCTGCGGCGCCAGCACACTTTCCTATGCCGCCTGGAATGCGCGTGTCCGACGCTTTGCGCAAGCCCTGTTCAACCTGGGGGTGCGCCAGATGGACCGGGTTGCCATCCTGCAAAAGACCTCCGAGGCAACACCGACCGCGTACATGGCCTGCCAGTTGCTCGGCGCGATTGCCGTGCCGATGAATCATCGGCTCTCGCCCGATGAGGCGGCCTACATCCTGCGCGATGCCGGCGCCCGCGCCGTGATCTACGACGATGCGATGCTGCCGCTCATGGGCAAGATGGTGCTGGCGCTGCCGGACCTGCGCACCTTCATCCGCGTGCGCAGCGCAGCGTCCGATGTGTCCGATGTGTCCGGTGCGTCCGGTGCGTCCGGTGCGTCCGGTGCGCCCGATGCGCCCGGCCTGCCAAAACACCATCATTGCTTCGAGGCGCTGATCGATGGCGCCACACGGCTCGATGCGCCGCTGCCGCAACCGGGCGCGGAGGATATCTCGGCCATCGTCTACACCTCCGGCACGACCGGGCGTCCGAAAGGCGCGATTCACACCCACGGCAATGATGTGGCGATTGCGACCAACTGCGTGATGGAGTACAGCCTGACCTGCACCGACGTGGCGCTGCATATCGCGCCGCTGTATCACGTCGGCGGCATGCAAGCCTATTTCCTGCCGCACATGGTGGTGGGCGCTGCCAACGTGATCTTGCCGCGTTACACAGCGCTGACCACGCTGGAGGCGATTGCGCGCCATCGCGTCACCACCTTGTTCGCAGTGCCCACGCAAATTCAGGACATGCTGTTCCACCCCGACTTCGCCGCCATGGATGTCAGCAGCCTGCGCATGATCACCACAGGCGGCGCCGCCATTGCTGCGGCCACGATGCAGCGCGTCATCCATGAGTTTTGCCCCCGCGTCTTCAACGGCTATGGCATGACCGAAGCCAGTCTGACCCTGCTGCTGCATCCGCGCGATGCCTTGGCGCATCTCGGCTCCTGCGGCAAGCCGACCCTGATCAGCACCTGCCGCGTCATCAGGAACGACCCTGAACGCAGGGTCGCCGCCAGCGAGACCCTGGCTGCCGGCGAGGTCGGACAACTCATCGTGCGAGGCCCGCAACTGGTTGCCCGCTACTGGAACGACCCCGCTGAAACGGAAAAAAAATTCAGGGATGGCTGGCTCTACACAGGCGACCTTTTCAGCGTCGATGACGCCGGATATTTTCACTTTCATGGACGCGCCGACGACATGATCGTGTCCGGCGGCGAAAACATCTATCCGCGCGAAATCGAGGAAGTCCTGTACCACTGCCCCGGCGTGCAAGAGGCCGCCGTGATTGGCCTGCCCGACCCGAAATGGGGGCAGGCCGTCACGGCCTTCGTGGTCAAGAGCGATATCGATCTCCTTGCCGCCGAGGTCATCGCCTTCTGCAAGGCCAGCCTCACGTCGTACAAATGCCCGAAACAAGTGTTCTTCCTCGACCAGTTGCCGCGCAACCCCAGTGGCAAGATATTGCGCAGGGAACTGGCACCGCAACCGGGAGTCTCGGCATGAGCCAAGCTGTGCTGTACGAGCAGGATGCAGCCATCGTCACGCCGACCCTCCACCGGCCAGCCACGCGCAATGCCCTGACCGACATGGAGATGATCGATGCGCTGGCGGCGCGCCTGTCCTGCGCGCAGGCCGATGCCCGCGTGCGCATGATCGTGCCGACCGGCGCCGGGCCAGCCTTCTCGTCGGGCGGCAACATCGAGCACATGCGCGACGCGCTTGGCCTGTTGCAAACGATTGCCGAGAATCCCCCGGCGTCTTGCGCATGTCCAAACGGCCCATGCGGGAAGGGCAGCGGATGGACCTGCCCAGCCTGCTGGAATCGTCAGCCGCATTTCAAGGCATTGCGCACCGCACGGCAGACCACCGTGCGGCGCTCGCCGCGACGTTTCAAAAACGCCCGTCGATGCGTGCCGGAGACTTAGCGCATGGACACGCCCGCGTTCATCCATCGCCTGGCATTCGAGGACCTACCCGCAGCGGTCGTCGAGCAAGGCAGGCTGTGCCTGCTCGATCTCCTGGGCGTGGCGCTGGCGGGCCGGCAGACCGCCTTGTCGCGCATCGCCAGCGACCATGCGGTCGAATTCTTTGGCGCTGGCAAGCTGCGCTCGCGCATTCTCTTCGACGGGCGCAGCGCCAGTCCTGTCGGCGCAGGCATGGCGGGCGCGATGACCATCGATAGCTGCGACGGCCACGATGGCCATGCGCAAACCAAGGGGCATGTCGGCGTGACCGTGCTGCCGGCATTGCTGGCGCTGGCCGATCGGCGCCATGACATGCCTGCCATGCCAGCCATGGGCAGCAGGGAATTTCTCACCGCGCTGGTGCTGGGCTACGAGATCGGCACGCGCGCCGGCATTGCCCTGCATGCCAGCGCCTGCGACTACCACACGTCCGGCGCCTGGAACGCGCTGGCAGCCGCCGCGCTCGCTGCCCGCCTGTTGCCGCTGGACATCCAACAGACCCGCGAGGCGCTCGGCATTGCCGAATACCACGGGCCGCGCAGCCAGATGATGCGCTGCATCGACCACCCGACCATGGTCAAGGATGGCTCAGGCTGGGGCTGCATGGCGGGACTCAGCGCAGGCTTTCTGGCGCAGCGAGGCTTTACCGGCGCACCCGCGCTCACCCTCGAGCAGCCCGCAGCCCAGGTGTATTGGGACGATCTCGGCACCCGCTGGCGCATCCTGGAGCAATACTTCAAGCCGCAGCCGGTCTGTCGCTGGGCGCATCCCGCCATCGATGCGGCACAGGCGCTGCGGCGCCGGCACGGCCTTGCGAGCGAGCAGATCCGCTCGGTGCGCATCGCCACCTTTCACCATGCAACGCGACTGTCCCACCCGCAGCCGGCCACGACCGAACAGGCGCAATACAGCCTGCCCTTCCCGGTGGCAGTGGCGCTGAAATACGGCGCGGTCAGATTCGACGCGCTGACAGGCGAGGCCCTCGAGGATGCCGAAGTCTTGCGCTTGAGCCACGCCATTCGCGCAGAGGAACGCGCCGAATTCAGTGCGCGCTTTCCCGAGCAACGCGTAGCCGACGTGAGGATCGAACTATTCGATGGCCGCCACTTCGACTCCGGGCCGACCCAGGCATCAGGCGACCCGGACTTGCCGCTTGCTGCCAGCGCGATTCGGCAAAAATTCTGGCGCTTTGCCGAAGGCGTGCACAGCAAACCGCAGGAATTGGCAAACCGGGTTGAACGGCTAGGCGCGGATGACACCCCGATCGCGCCCCTGCTCGACCTGGTGCTTGGCGAACTTCAGCGCCATCGATCTTCGCATCGAGGGATGACATAAAAATTCAGCGCAGCCCGTTTCCAAATCTGTGTGAACCTGCGTCATCTGCGGATTGGAAAATCGATTCATCCGCAGATTGATGCAGATGACATGGCGTTGACAGTGGTTCATACGGTTCTCGATATCGAGGCTGTTCTTCGATCGCGACCGGTGTTCGTGATTGCGGAGGGCTTTGTTTTTTGACCTTCGCCCCTTCGCCCCTTCGCCCATTGCGCGGGCGTCTGTGAGAGTCTGCGCCATCTGCAGACGACTTTGTTCCAACACGCGCTCATGAAACCCGACCCAGTCCTGACCCAACGCATGGGTTTCTTTCTGGTGCCGCATTTTTCGATGATGGCCCTCAGTTCCGCCACCGAACCGCTGCGCGCAGCCAACCGGGTGGCAGGCAAGCCGCTCTACAGTTGGCACCTGGTCAGTGCCGACGGCGAGCCGGTACCCTCGAGCTCCGGCTTTGCCCTGCTGCCCGAATTTGCCATGACCCTGGCGCCGGAATTTAGCCATTTCTTTGTCGTGGCAAGCATTGGCGTGGCGGATTATCGCAACCAGCAAGTGTTTCAGTTCTTGAGGCGCTATGCCGCCAGCGGGCGGCCACTCGGCGGCATCAGCCTTGGCTCCATGATCCTGGCGCGGGCCGGGCTGCTCGACCAGCGGCGTTGCACGATACACTGGGAAGCCTTGAGAGCGCTGGCCGACGAGTTCCCGGCAATCGAGGTCTGCCGCGACCTTTACTGCGTCGACGGCAACCGCCTGACCTGCGCCGGCGGCACGGCGGCCATGGACCTGATGCTGGAACTCATCGCCCGCCAGCATAGCCGCCAACTCGCCGTCGAAGTGGCCGACCAGTTCCTGCACACGCGCATACGCAGCGCCGCAGAAAGCCAGAAGATGGCCATCGAATGGCGCTACGGCGTTGCAGACCGGCGCATCGTCAACGCCATCACGCTGATGGAACAAAACATCGAGCGGCCCATTCCGATGAAAACCATCGCCTCTCTGGTCGGCATCTCGCCGCGCCAGTTTGAGCGGATGTGGTGGAAGCACTTCAATATGCGCCCATCGCAGTTCTACATCGAGCTGCGCTTGAAGGCGGCGCAAAAACTGCTGCACGAATCGACCTGGTCGCTGCTCGACATCGCCATGCGCTGCGGCTTTACCGGAGCATCCCATTTTGGCCGCTGCTACCGGAAATTATTTGATCGCACACCGGGCGAAGAACGCAACGCTACGCCCCGTTGAGAGGGCATGCACCGCCTTCGGCGCGCCGATGACGGCGCACTCGGGCGCGTTCGACTGCCGTTTCCAGGATAACCACCTTCCAGTGCCCACGGCCATGTGGCGTGAATTTCTTGCCTTGCACGAATGCACTGAAATGCACCGCATCTCCAGACAAAACGAATGGGCCTGTGAATGGGCCTGTATTTGTGTGGGTAAACCTCGGCTCAGGAGGGCGCCTTGGCAACCGTATCCGGGGCGCCGCCGCCCAGCGCTTTGTACAGCGTCACCTGGTTTTGCAACTGCGCCAGCCGCGTCTGCACCACGGCCTGCTGGGTGCTGAACAGGGAGCGCTGGGCGTCGAGCAGGTCCAGGTGGCTGGCCACGCCATTGAGGTAGCGCAGTTCGGCCAGCCGCAGGCTCGCCGCCTCCGCCTGTGCCTGGTTTTGCCGGGCCTGAACCTGTTCGCCCAGCGTCGCCTGGCCGGCCAGCGCGTCGGACACTTCACGGAAAGCGGTCTGTATGGCTTTCTCGTACTGCGCGACGGCGATGCTGCGGACGGCCTCGGAGACTTCGAGTTGGGCCTGGTTGCGGCCGGCGTCGAACAGTGCCAGCAGCAGCGACGGCGCGATCGAGAATCCCCACGACCCGCCATGGAACAAGCCCGATAGCGCGTCGCTGGCCGTGCCGGCCTGGGCGGTGAGCGTGATGTGCGGGAAGAATGCTGCCCGCGCAGCATCCATGCTGGCCTTGGCCGCGATCAGCTGCTGCTCGGCCTGGCGGATGTCCGGGCGGCGCGTGAGCAGTTCCGACGGCAGGCCCGCTGGCAGTGGCACCAGCGCCGGCGCATCGGCCAGCCGGCTGCGCGCCAGGCTGGCGCGGATGTCGTCCGGCAAGGCCTGGCCCAGCAGCAGGGCGAGGGCGTTTTCGTCGACGGCTCGCTGCCGCTGCTGTTGGGCCAATGTGGCCCGGGCGTCCTGCGTCAGCGACTCGGCCTGGCGCCAGTCGAGTTCCGAGACCACGCCGGCATCCAGACGCATCCGGGTCAGGCGCGCCGAGGACTCGCGCGAGGCCAGCGTCTGGCGCGACAGGCCGAGCAGTTCTTCATCCGCCAGCAGGTTCAGCCAGCCGTTGGCCACGGACGCTACCAGGCTGAGTTGCGCGGCGTTGCGCCCCTCCTGGCTGGCCAGATACTGGGCCAGGGCCTGATCCTTCAGGCGCGCGATGCGGCCAAAGAAGTCGATCTCCCAGGCCGTCACGGCCAGGCCCAGGCCAAACGACGGGTTCGGCTTGCCGTCCGTGGCGCGCGCGCGGCTGGCCTTGGCGTTCAGGTCGACGCCGGGGTACAGGTCTGCGCGGCGCAGTTGGAACTGGGCGCGCGTCTGTTCGACGTTCAGCATCGCCACGCGCAAATCGCGGTTGTTGGTCAGCGCAATGTCCAGCAGTTGGCGCAGCCGCGGGTCGGCAAAGTAGTCCTGCCAAGGCAGCAGGCTGGCAGCGCCTTGCGGGGCGTCTGCCGCTGCCAATGCGTAGCTCGCCGGCACCGGTGCCGCAGGGCGCTCGTAGGCGGTGGTCATGACCGAGCAGCCGGCCTGGGTCATCAGCAGCGCGACGGCGCAGAGGCGAAGCGGCAATGTGCGCGTTGCCGCAATGGCGGCAGTGGCGGCAATGGATTGGCGGCGTTCAATCATGGGTTTCGACTCCTGCGGCTTGCGCGTGGCGGCGGTTCATTTGCTGCTGGCGCGCGCTGCCTTTGAACAGGCCGCGGACCATGACGAAGAACCAGGGTACGAAGAACAGGGCCAGCGCCGTGCCGGTGATCATGCCGCCCAGCACGCCGGTGCCGATGGCGCGCTGGCTGGCCGAGCCGGCACCCGAGGCGATGACCAGCGGCATGACGCCCAAGCCAAAGGCCATCGAGGTCATCACGATGGGGCGAAAGCGCAACCGGGCAGCGGCCCGCGCCGATTCGATCAAGCCCTGACCCTGGGCCTGCAGGTCCTTGGCAAATTCGATGATCAAAATGGCGTTCTTGGCCGACAGGCCGATGATGGTGATCAGCCCCACCTGGAAGTAGATGTCGTTCGCGTAGCCGCGCAGCAAGGTGGCCAGCAGCACGCCCAGCACGCCCAGCGGCACCACCAGGATCACGGCCAGCGGAATCGACCAACTCTCGTACAGCGCGGCCAGGCACAGGAACACCGCCAGGATCGAAAAGCTGTACAGGATCAGCGCTTGCGCGCCGGCCAGCTTTTCTTCACGCGACTGTCCGGTCCACTCGAAGCCGAATCCTGCGGGCAACTGGGCGGCGAGTCTTTCCATCTCGGCCATCGCCGCGCCGGTGCTATAGCCCGGGGCTGCGGACCCGGAGATGCGCATTGCCGCGTAGCCGTTGTAGCGCACGGTCTGCTGCGCGCCGGTCACCCAGCGGGTGCTGGCAAAAGCGGACAGCGGCACCGGTTGGCCCTGGCGGTTGTGGGCGTTGATCTGCAGCAGATCCTCCGGCTGCATGCGGGCCGGGGCATCGGCTTGCACCACCACGCGCTGCAACCGGCCCTGGTTCGGGAAGTCGTTCACATAGTTCGCGCCCAAGGTCGTGGACAGTGCCGAGTTGATGGCATCGAACGACACGCCCAGGGCGTTGGCCCGGTCGCGGTCGATGTCGATCTGCAACTGCGGGGCGTCTTCCAGACCGTCCGGCCGCACCTGGGCCAGCAGCTTGCTTTGCGCGGCCAGGCCCAGCAATTGGTTGCGCGCACGCACCAATGCCTGGTGACCCGCAGCGCCGCGGTCTTGCAGCCGGAAGGTGAAGCCGCTGGCATTGCCCAGTTCGGGAATCGGTGGCGGGCTCAGCGGGAAGATGAATGCGTCCCGCACCCCCATCAGCGCGCCAAACGCGCGGCCTGCCAGGGCCTGGGCCGATTGCTCGGGCTTCGGGCGTTCAGACCAGTCCTTGAGCGTCACGAAGGCCAGCGCCGCGTTTTGCCCCTGGCCGGAAAAGCTGAAACCCAGAACGCCGACCATGCTTTCCACTTCGGGCTGCTGCAGGATGAAGCCCTCGACCTGCTGCACCACGGCCAGCGTGCGCTCCTGGGTGGCCCCCGGGGGCAGTTGCACGTTGACGATGATGCTGCCCTGGTCTTCTGCCGGCAGGAACGCGCCGGGCAGGCGCAGGTACAAAATGGCCACGGCGCCGATGATGGCGGCGTACAGGACCAGGTAACGGACGGCCCGCGTGAGCATGCGTGCCACCAGGCTTTCATATCCTTTGGCGGTGCGCGCGAAGCCGCGGTTCCAGCCCCCGAAAAAGCCGCCTTTTGCATGCTCCGGCCCGGCCGGCACGGGGCGGAGCAAGGTGGCGCACAACGCCGGGGTCAGCGACAGGGCCATGAACGCGGACAAACTGATGGACGCGACCATCACGGTGGCGAACTGGCGGTAGATGTTGCCGGTGGAGCCGGCAAAGAACGCCAGCGGCACGAACACCGAGATCAGCACCACGGTCACCCCGATGATGGCGCCCGAGATCTGGCGCATGGCTTTGCGGGTGGCATCCAGCGGCGACAGCCCCTCGGTGCGCATGATGCGCTCGACGTTTTCCACCACCACGATGGCGTCGTCCACCACGATACCGATCACCAGCACCATGCCGAACATGGTGAGCACGTTGATCGAAAAACCCAGTGCCAGCAGCGTGGCGAAGGTGCCCAGCAGGGCCACCGGGACCACGATGGTCGGGATGATCGTGTAGCGCCAGTTTTGCAGGAACAAAAACATCACCAGAAACACCAGGGCCACGGCCTCCAGCAGGGTCTCGGCGACTTGCCGGATGGACAGGCTGACAAAGCGCGAGCTGTCGTATGGAATGCTCCAGACCATGCCCTGGGGGAAATGGCGCGCGAGTTCATCCATGCGGGCGCGCACGGCCCGGGCCGCTTGCAGCGCGTTGCCGCCGGGGGCGAGTTGAAGACCGACGCCCACGGCGGGCTGGCCGTTCAGGCGGGCGGCGGTGGCGTAGGCCTGGCCGCCCAGTTCCACGCGCGCCACATCCTTGATGCGCACGGTCGAGCCGTCAGGGTTGGCGCGCAGCACCACATTGCCAAACTGCTCGGTGCTGGTGAGTTGGCCGTTGACGACGACGGTGGCCGTCACCTGCTGGTCTGCCTGGCCGGCAATGTGGGGCAGGTCGCCGATCGCGCCGCTGGTCACCTGCGCGTTCTGCGCGCGGATGGCGGCCGTGATCTCGGCGGCCGAGAGCGAAAAGCCGGCCATCTTGGCGGGGTCGATCCAGATGCGCATCGCGCGCTCGGTGCCGAACAGTTGTGCCTGGCCAATGCCGGGCAGGCGTTGCAGTTCGGGCAGCACATTGCGCGAGGCATAGTCACCCAGCGCCACCTGGTCGGTGGCCGGGTTGGTGGACGCGAGCATGGTAAACAGCAGGAAGTTCGAGCGCGCTTTGTCCACGCGCACGCCCTGCTGCGCC from the Verminephrobacter eiseniae EF01-2 genome contains:
- a CDS encoding efflux RND transporter permease subunit, with translation MAKFFIDRPIFAWVIALFIMVLGGVALTQLPISQYPPVAPPTIVVSAIYPGASAPTLEDSVLSVIEREMNGAPGLIYMESVAQADGSGSITLSFETGTNPDLAQVDVQNRLSRATPRLPAAVAQQGVRVDKARSNFLLFTMLASTNPATDQVALGDYASRNVLPELQRLPGIGQAQLFGTERAMRIWIDPAKMAGFSLSAAEITAAIRAQNAQVTSGAIGDLPHIAGQADQQVTATVVVNGQLTSTEQFGNVVLRANPDGSTVRIKDVARVELGGQAYATAARLNGQPAVGVGLQLAPGGNALQAARAVRARMDELARHFPQGMVWSIPYDSSRFVSLSIRQVAETLLEAVALVFLVMFLFLQNWRYTIIPTIVVPVALLGTFATLLALGFSINVLTMFGMVLVIGIVVDDAIVVVENVERIMRTEGLSPLDATRKAMRQISGAIIGVTVVLISVFVPLAFFAGSTGNIYRQFATVMVASISLSAFMALSLTPALCATLLRPVPAGPEHAKGGFFGGWNRGFARTAKGYESLVARMLTRAVRYLVLYAAIIGAVAILYLRLPGAFLPAEDQGSIIVNVQLPPGATQERTLAVVQQVEGFILQQPEVESMVGVLGFSFSGQGQNAALAFVTLKDWSERPKPEQSAQALAGRAFGALMGVRDAFIFPLSPPPIPELGNASGFTFRLQDRGAAGHQALVRARNQLLGLAAQSKLLAQVRPDGLEDAPQLQIDIDRDRANALGVSFDAINSALSTTLGANYVNDFPNQGRLQRVVVQADAPARMQPEDLLQINAHNRQGQPVPLSAFASTRWVTGAQQTVRYNGYAAMRISGSAAPGYSTGAAMAEMERLAAQLPAGFGFEWTGQSREEKLAGAQALILYSFSILAVFLCLAALYESWSIPLAVILVVPLGVLGVLLATLLRGYANDIYFQVGLITIIGLSAKNAILIIEFAKDLQAQGQGLIESARAAARLRFRPIVMTSMAFGLGVMPLVIASGAGSASQRAIGTGVLGGMITGTALALFFVPWFFVMVRGLFKGSARQQQMNRRHAQAAGVETHD